A stretch of Paludisphaera borealis DNA encodes these proteins:
- a CDS encoding MFS transporter: MKQDVNINLAMDAASLATDESFPLLDRPAYAGASRVRHTVLVWLCIATTIAYIDRGCLSVAEKLIRADLGLTESQMGLVMSAFFLAYALFQMPAAWLDHVWGSRRALPFFSASWSVATGICGATNGVALLLLARFSMGAAEAGIFPASTGVLSRWYPVSRRAWVSGVLTSFMGVGGAVGAALTGTILVYVSWRWMFMLYAVPGLIWALGFAFWFRNTPRQHASVNAAELALISEGAKPVDHQAPGPIAWRALATNRAVLGLALQQFFRAAAAIFYLSWFPTYLHETRGVGVWEAGLLTSLPHWTTMLGCLAGGWLSDRVLATTGKLRLARQGVAVASMLAATVSIGLAYPISDARLAVFILSIGAFCAALAGPCAYALTMDLGGRNTPQVFGIMNTAGAVGSILFPILVPKLVALTGSWDAVLAFFAAIHIVAGACWLLFDADRDAI; this comes from the coding sequence TTGAAGCAAGACGTAAACATCAATCTGGCGATGGATGCCGCGAGCCTCGCAACGGACGAGTCGTTCCCCCTCCTCGATCGGCCCGCCTACGCCGGCGCGTCGCGGGTTCGACATACCGTCCTGGTCTGGCTCTGCATCGCCACGACCATCGCCTACATCGATCGCGGCTGTCTGAGCGTCGCCGAGAAGTTGATCCGCGCCGATCTCGGGCTGACCGAGTCGCAGATGGGCCTGGTGATGAGCGCCTTTTTCCTGGCCTATGCGCTCTTCCAGATGCCCGCCGCCTGGTTGGACCATGTTTGGGGTTCCAGGCGCGCACTCCCTTTCTTTTCCGCCTCCTGGTCAGTGGCCACCGGGATCTGCGGCGCCACGAACGGAGTCGCTCTCCTGCTCCTGGCTCGCTTCTCGATGGGCGCGGCGGAAGCGGGCATCTTCCCCGCTTCAACGGGCGTCCTGAGCCGCTGGTATCCGGTGTCGCGACGCGCCTGGGTCAGCGGGGTCCTGACCAGTTTCATGGGCGTCGGAGGGGCCGTCGGCGCGGCCTTGACGGGGACCATCCTCGTCTATGTTTCTTGGCGTTGGATGTTCATGCTTTACGCCGTTCCAGGGTTGATCTGGGCGCTGGGTTTCGCGTTCTGGTTCCGCAACACGCCCCGCCAACATGCCTCGGTCAACGCGGCGGAACTTGCGCTCATCTCCGAAGGGGCGAAACCAGTGGATCACCAGGCGCCGGGTCCGATCGCCTGGCGCGCCCTCGCGACCAATCGGGCGGTTCTCGGCCTGGCCTTGCAGCAGTTCTTCCGCGCGGCGGCGGCGATCTTCTACCTGAGTTGGTTCCCGACCTACTTGCACGAGACCAGAGGCGTCGGAGTCTGGGAAGCGGGGCTGCTCACGAGCCTGCCGCACTGGACGACCATGCTCGGCTGCCTGGCCGGAGGCTGGCTCTCGGATCGCGTCCTGGCGACGACGGGGAAGCTCCGGCTTGCTCGCCAGGGGGTCGCCGTGGCGAGCATGCTGGCGGCGACCGTCTCGATCGGCCTGGCCTACCCAATTTCCGACGCCCGATTGGCCGTATTCATCCTGAGCATCGGAGCGTTCTGCGCGGCGTTGGCCGGCCCCTGCGCCTATGCACTGACGATGGACCTGGGGGGACGCAACACCCCGCAGGTCTTCGGGATCATGAACACGGCCGGAGCCGTTGGATCGATCCTCTTCCCCATCCTCGTCCCCAAACTCGTCGCACTGACGGGGTCCTGGGACGCCGTGCTTGCTTTCTTCGCTGCAATCCATATCGTGGCTGGCGCGTGCTGGCTCCTCTTCGACGCCGACCGCGACGCCATCTGA
- a CDS encoding prolyl oligopeptidase family serine peptidase, translated as MDIAGRCRILVTIFAALTAGPAVAADAEGPLGAEERQQIESGLRDASARLATLKRDAADHSKGEPDRIADAELFAKGVAWALKYDASFSTADRGILKSAVDRFRSRVNALEAGESPWAGRKGKVVRGFVSAVDGSVQPYAVVVPTRYDRTRPARLDVVLHGSSKPVGMSELHFIARFDEGDGPASGALERDYIELHPLGRVENGYRWAGETDVFEAIEAVCRNYNVDRDRIVLRGMSMGASGTWHLGLKHPDRFVALGPYCGYVDTYEFSKTPLSNFVKVGPLPPDQEKMLHMLDSVDYAANAGVVPTVACIGDKDVFFQAHEIMSRAMAKEGLAMVNLISPGTGHVIDPVTHKEQMRRIGEFATKGLDHAPGRIRFVTWTLKYSRCHWVQVLGMEEHYARAELEARVEMEGAVVVVEPKNVTRFAIRSPVAATVRTVRIEDEVVSLPGRPVERDRSAIVVGKRAGRWAFLGDLDILKLDGKQPGLQGPIDDAFTTPFLCVRGTGTAWDPAVQTWAEASLKRFSHEWSRYFRGALPIKDDTAVTAEDARRYNLILFGDPGSNSWIARVLPRLPVRWTREECAIGDAKVPAAGHALMLIQPNPLADGRYVVFNSGHTFHEKELASLNYLLFPRLGDWAVVKTPDDPSRPEAESVVRGGFFDEAWAAPVR; from the coding sequence GTGGACATCGCAGGCCGCTGCCGAATTCTTGTCACGATCTTCGCCGCCCTGACGGCCGGCCCGGCGGTTGCAGCCGACGCCGAAGGGCCTCTTGGGGCCGAGGAGCGACAGCAGATCGAGAGCGGCTTGCGCGACGCGTCGGCCCGGCTCGCGACGCTGAAGCGTGACGCGGCCGATCACTCGAAAGGGGAGCCCGACCGCATCGCCGACGCGGAGCTCTTCGCCAAGGGGGTCGCCTGGGCGCTCAAGTACGACGCGAGCTTTTCAACGGCCGATCGCGGGATCCTGAAATCGGCCGTCGATCGGTTCCGGAGCCGGGTGAATGCGCTCGAGGCGGGTGAATCGCCATGGGCGGGGAGAAAGGGCAAGGTCGTCCGTGGCTTCGTTTCGGCGGTGGACGGCTCGGTCCAGCCTTACGCCGTGGTCGTTCCGACCCGGTACGACCGGACCAGGCCCGCGCGGCTCGACGTCGTGCTCCACGGCAGCAGCAAGCCCGTGGGGATGAGCGAACTCCATTTCATTGCTCGCTTCGACGAAGGCGACGGTCCCGCCTCGGGCGCCCTGGAGCGTGATTACATCGAGCTTCACCCGCTCGGGCGGGTCGAAAACGGCTATCGCTGGGCTGGCGAAACCGACGTCTTCGAGGCGATCGAGGCCGTCTGCCGGAACTACAACGTCGACCGCGACCGGATCGTGCTGCGCGGGATGTCGATGGGGGCCTCCGGGACCTGGCACCTGGGGCTCAAGCACCCGGACCGCTTCGTGGCCCTCGGCCCGTACTGCGGCTACGTCGACACGTACGAGTTCTCGAAGACGCCGCTGTCGAACTTCGTGAAGGTCGGCCCGCTCCCGCCGGACCAGGAAAAGATGCTTCACATGCTCGACTCGGTCGACTACGCGGCGAATGCCGGCGTGGTCCCCACTGTCGCTTGCATTGGCGATAAGGACGTCTTCTTTCAAGCTCATGAGATCATGAGCCGGGCGATGGCGAAGGAAGGCCTCGCGATGGTCAATCTCATTTCCCCAGGCACGGGCCACGTCATCGACCCCGTCACGCACAAGGAGCAGATGCGGCGGATCGGCGAGTTCGCCACGAAGGGGCTGGATCACGCTCCAGGGCGGATCCGGTTCGTCACGTGGACGCTCAAGTACAGCCGTTGCCACTGGGTCCAGGTCCTGGGGATGGAGGAGCATTACGCCCGCGCCGAGCTGGAGGCGCGGGTTGAGATGGAAGGCGCGGTCGTGGTGGTCGAGCCGAAGAACGTCACGCGGTTCGCCATCCGTTCTCCGGTGGCCGCGACGGTGAGGACCGTCCGGATTGAGGATGAGGTCGTCTCCTTGCCGGGGCGACCGGTGGAACGGGATCGCTCCGCCATCGTCGTCGGCAAGCGGGCTGGACGGTGGGCCTTCCTGGGCGATCTCGACATCCTGAAGTTGGACGGCAAGCAGCCGGGGTTGCAGGGACCGATCGACGACGCGTTCACGACTCCATTCCTCTGTGTGCGCGGCACGGGAACGGCCTGGGACCCCGCCGTGCAGACATGGGCGGAGGCGAGCCTGAAGCGGTTTTCCCACGAGTGGAGCCGCTATTTCCGCGGCGCGCTGCCGATCAAGGACGACACGGCGGTCACGGCGGAAGACGCCCGCCGCTACAACTTGATCCTCTTCGGCGACCCCGGGAGCAACTCGTGGATCGCCCGGGTGCTCCCCCGCCTGCCGGTGCGCTGGACGCGGGAAGAGTGCGCGATCGGAGACGCGAAGGTCCCCGCCGCCGGCCACGCGCTGATGCTCATCCAGCCGAATCCCCTGGCCGACGGCCGCTACGTGGTCTTCAACAGTGGGCACACCTTCCATGAGAAGGAACTCGCCTCATTGAACTACCTGCTCTTTCCACGTCTGGGCGACTGGGCCGTCGTCAAGACGCCCGACGACCCGTCCCGGCCGGAGGCTGAATCCGTCGTCCGGGGCGGTTTCTTCGACGAAGCGTGGGCCGCTCCCGTGAGATGA
- a CDS encoding GDSL-type esterase/lipase family protein, whose amino-acid sequence MRSIVAVLLIVVGLFTANAPTRGQADASPGPRLPRVVLVGDSIRLGYAPRVAERLSGKAVVVSSPENGGDSANVLAHLDEWVVRQKPDVVHLNCGLHDLKRAKQDGRHQVEINGYIDNLRKIVARIREATDAALVFADTTPILDERHARRGGDFDRIEADVKRYNSAAITAMRDLGVPVHDLHWVVEQGAPETMLGPDGTHYTPAGSDRLSEAVADCVLRQVTVHRYRPLPRPASGPEAAVEYRKTEAQRDALVPEAYRRLKFGEFRIPADAGAWKEQRPKILQTVVDSLGDLPPRPSPPRARIISRELRPGYTLEKIALSNGVDGEVSALMLVPEGRKASMPAILWLHSSTPDKTQVIIPGTNGGAESLGETFVRAGYAVLSPDAYWHGDRAGTGPSGTAESGRTEQEDLFKLNLWLGRTLWGMFVRDDQVALDYLCSRPEVDVSRIGATGISMGSTRAWWLAAVDERVAAVVAVACLTRYQNLIAHGELRAHGVYYFANGLLRHFDSEGVLALIAPRPFLALTGDLDAGSPADGVRALERSVGGAYKALGMGDRFRSILYPEVGHVYTPEMRAEMLAWFERWLRP is encoded by the coding sequence ATGCGGTCGATCGTGGCGGTGCTTCTCATTGTCGTGGGTCTGTTCACGGCGAACGCGCCGACCCGGGGGCAAGCGGACGCCTCTCCCGGGCCACGGCTTCCCAGAGTCGTGCTCGTCGGCGACTCGATCCGACTGGGCTACGCCCCCCGCGTCGCCGAGCGGCTCTCGGGCAAGGCCGTCGTCGTCAGTTCTCCGGAGAATGGCGGCGACAGCGCGAACGTGCTCGCCCATCTCGACGAGTGGGTCGTTCGCCAAAAGCCCGACGTCGTGCATCTGAACTGCGGCTTGCACGACCTGAAGCGGGCCAAGCAGGACGGACGTCATCAGGTGGAGATCAATGGATACATAGACAATCTCCGCAAGATCGTCGCTCGCATCCGCGAAGCGACGGACGCGGCGCTGGTCTTCGCCGACACGACTCCGATCCTTGACGAGCGGCACGCGCGGAGGGGTGGAGACTTCGACCGGATCGAGGCCGACGTAAAGCGGTACAACTCCGCGGCGATCACGGCGATGCGTGACCTCGGCGTGCCCGTCCACGACCTGCACTGGGTGGTCGAGCAGGGAGCCCCGGAGACGATGCTCGGACCCGATGGGACCCATTACACGCCCGCCGGCTCCGATCGGCTCTCCGAGGCGGTCGCTGACTGCGTGCTTCGGCAGGTGACGGTTCACCGCTATCGGCCCCTGCCCCGTCCGGCGTCCGGGCCCGAGGCCGCCGTGGAATACCGCAAGACGGAAGCCCAACGCGATGCGCTGGTGCCCGAGGCCTATCGTCGGCTCAAGTTCGGCGAGTTCCGCATCCCGGCGGACGCCGGCGCCTGGAAGGAGCAGCGGCCGAAGATCCTTCAAACCGTCGTCGATTCGCTCGGCGACCTGCCACCCCGTCCCTCGCCCCCGCGAGCCCGGATCATCTCCCGAGAACTCCGCCCGGGCTACACGCTCGAAAAAATCGCACTCAGCAACGGCGTCGACGGCGAGGTGTCGGCCCTGATGCTCGTCCCGGAGGGCCGAAAAGCGTCGATGCCCGCCATCCTCTGGCTCCATTCCTCGACCCCCGACAAGACGCAGGTGATCATCCCCGGGACCAACGGCGGCGCCGAGTCGCTGGGCGAGACCTTCGTGCGGGCGGGCTACGCCGTGCTCTCACCCGACGCCTACTGGCACGGCGACCGCGCCGGGACCGGGCCGTCGGGCACGGCGGAATCGGGCCGGACCGAGCAGGAGGACCTGTTCAAGCTCAACCTGTGGCTCGGCCGCACCCTCTGGGGCATGTTCGTGCGCGACGATCAGGTCGCGCTCGACTATCTTTGCAGCCGCCCGGAAGTGGACGTGTCTCGGATCGGCGCCACCGGCATAAGCATGGGGAGCACGCGAGCCTGGTGGCTCGCGGCGGTCGACGAGCGGGTCGCGGCCGTGGTGGCCGTGGCCTGCCTCACCCGCTACCAGAACCTCATCGCCCACGGCGAACTCCGCGCTCACGGCGTCTACTACTTCGCGAATGGCCTGCTCAGGCACTTCGATAGCGAAGGTGTCCTCGCGCTGATCGCGCCCCGGCCGTTCCTGGCGCTGACCGGGGATCTGGACGCCGGCTCGCCCGCCGACGGGGTCCGCGCTCTCGAGCGGTCCGTCGGGGGCGCCTATAAGGCGCTGGGGATGGGTGATCGCTTCCGCAGCATCCTCTATCCGGAGGTCGGCCACGTCTACACGCCGGAGATGCGGGCCGAGATGCTTGCCTGGTTCGAGCGCTGGCTGCGACCGTGA
- a CDS encoding AAA family ATPase, which translates to MDDSKTVDSRRPDGLSNEDAAIVGRLRDARIRVREEMAKVVVGQESIIDNLLVALLCRGHVLLLGVPGVGKTLMSRTLARTLDMEFRRIQFTPDLMPSDITGVDIIEEDAQTGRRKLEFLPGPVFTNFLLADEINRTPPKTQAGILQAMQEREVSIGRKTYPLNPPFFVVATQNPIEMEGTYPLPEAQLDRFMFNLIVKYPTPADELQIVKGTTGTKTGEARPVLKADEVIRLQDLVRGVPVADAVAMYAVRLAASTRPGESKEIDGVHKYLLYGASPRASQYLVLGAKARAILAGKYHVDFDDVKAIAGAVLRHRLVLNFHARADGVDADAVIRRLIESVKFEA; encoded by the coding sequence ATGGACGACTCGAAAACCGTCGACAGCCGCCGGCCGGACGGGCTGTCGAATGAAGACGCTGCGATCGTCGGTCGGCTTCGCGACGCGAGGATCCGCGTGCGCGAGGAAATGGCGAAGGTCGTCGTCGGCCAGGAGTCGATCATCGACAACCTGCTCGTCGCCTTGCTTTGCCGCGGCCACGTCTTGCTGCTGGGCGTCCCCGGGGTCGGCAAGACGCTCATGTCGCGCACCCTGGCGCGAACCCTCGACATGGAGTTCCGCCGGATTCAATTCACCCCCGACCTGATGCCGTCGGACATCACCGGCGTCGACATCATCGAGGAAGACGCGCAGACCGGCCGTCGCAAACTGGAGTTCCTCCCCGGCCCGGTCTTCACCAACTTCCTGCTCGCCGACGAGATCAACCGCACCCCGCCGAAAACCCAGGCCGGAATCCTCCAGGCCATGCAGGAGCGCGAGGTCTCGATCGGTCGCAAGACCTACCCGCTCAATCCTCCGTTCTTCGTCGTCGCGACCCAGAACCCGATCGAGATGGAGGGAACGTATCCACTTCCCGAAGCGCAACTCGATCGTTTCATGTTCAACCTGATCGTGAAATATCCGACGCCCGCGGACGAGTTGCAGATCGTGAAGGGGACCACCGGCACCAAGACCGGCGAGGCTCGACCGGTCTTGAAGGCGGACGAGGTCATCCGGCTTCAGGACCTCGTCCGCGGCGTTCCCGTCGCCGACGCCGTCGCGATGTACGCCGTCCGGCTGGCCGCCTCCACGCGCCCCGGCGAGTCGAAGGAGATCGACGGCGTCCATAAGTATCTTCTGTACGGAGCCAGCCCGAGGGCCTCGCAGTACCTCGTCCTGGGCGCGAAGGCGCGAGCGATCCTGGCCGGCAAGTACCACGTCGACTTCGACGACGTGAAAGCGATCGCGGGCGCCGTGCTCCGGCACCGGCTCGTGCTCAACTTTCACGCCCGCGCCGACGGCGTCGACGCCGACGCGGTGATCCGCCGTCTGATCGAGTCGGTGAAGTTCGAAGCCTGA
- a CDS encoding aspartate aminotransferase family protein: protein MEFAQSKALFARNRRLIPGGVVSLNRLVDPEIAFVRGCGPRVWDADGNAYLDYHAGFAPYLLGHSHPEVQAAVVRSVEEGWTLMGSGTTPWEGRAAELLCESVASLDRVQLTTTGSEATYHALRLSRAHTGRDHIVVMQGGYNGWHDEVACNVMTPLEKLGPRSEGRENPFVPLSAGMPSNVASRVHVIEFNDLEAVEWCFRNYEVACLVTEPILQNIGIVKPRAGYLQGLRDLCDRYGVVLVFDEVKTGFRHALGGYQSLVGVRPDLSTFGKAIANGYPLGAIGGKAEIMDLFSHPDADRRVLIAGTFNGHPAPVAAAIATMEILKRDQAAIYPKLEALGARMQQGLEALFDRHGVTVTVARQGSAFCVYFMDHAPKNWHDLASNNDMARDVRYRKALIARGVYHFPLPTKQGSISTAHTEADIDATLEATDAVLRDGI, encoded by the coding sequence ATGGAATTCGCGCAATCCAAGGCCTTGTTCGCCCGCAACCGTCGCCTGATCCCTGGCGGCGTGGTCTCGCTCAACCGGCTGGTCGATCCCGAAATCGCCTTCGTGCGCGGGTGCGGCCCCCGGGTCTGGGACGCCGACGGCAACGCGTACCTCGACTACCACGCCGGGTTCGCCCCCTACCTCCTCGGCCACAGCCATCCCGAGGTCCAGGCGGCCGTCGTTCGGTCGGTCGAGGAGGGCTGGACCTTGATGGGTTCGGGGACCACGCCCTGGGAAGGGCGGGCGGCCGAACTACTTTGCGAATCCGTCGCGTCGCTCGACCGCGTGCAGCTCACCACGACCGGCTCCGAGGCCACATACCACGCCCTCAGGCTCTCTCGGGCGCACACCGGGCGCGATCACATCGTCGTGATGCAGGGAGGCTACAACGGCTGGCACGACGAGGTCGCCTGCAACGTCATGACCCCGCTGGAGAAGCTGGGGCCGCGTTCCGAGGGGAGAGAGAATCCGTTCGTCCCCCTCTCCGCCGGAATGCCGTCGAACGTCGCGTCACGGGTTCATGTGATCGAGTTCAACGACCTGGAAGCCGTCGAATGGTGCTTCCGGAACTACGAGGTCGCTTGCCTCGTCACCGAGCCGATCCTCCAGAACATCGGCATCGTGAAACCCCGCGCCGGCTATTTGCAAGGGTTGCGCGACCTCTGCGACCGATACGGCGTCGTCCTGGTTTTCGACGAGGTGAAGACCGGCTTCCGGCACGCCCTCGGTGGATATCAATCGCTGGTCGGCGTCCGGCCGGATCTCTCCACCTTCGGCAAGGCGATCGCCAACGGCTACCCGCTGGGAGCGATCGGCGGCAAGGCCGAGATCATGGACCTCTTCAGCCACCCCGACGCCGACCGCCGCGTGCTGATCGCCGGCACGTTCAACGGCCACCCGGCCCCGGTCGCCGCCGCCATCGCCACGATGGAGATCCTCAAACGCGACCAGGCGGCCATTTATCCCAAGCTGGAGGCGCTCGGCGCCCGGATGCAGCAAGGGCTTGAAGCCCTCTTCGACCGTCACGGCGTCACGGTCACCGTCGCTCGCCAGGGATCGGCCTTCTGCGTCTACTTCATGGACCACGCCCCCAAGAACTGGCACGACCTGGCCTCGAACAACGACATGGCGCGCGACGTCCGCTATCGCAAAGCCCTGATCGCCCGCGGCGTCTATCACTTCCCCTTGCCCACCAAGCAGGGGAGCATCTCCACCGCGCACACCGAAGCCGATATCGACGCCACCCTGGAGGCGACCGACGCCGTTCTCCGCGACGGGATCTGA
- a CDS encoding DUF58 domain-containing protein — protein sequence MPFDPRALIDPAFFSRLESMELRARAIVEGSMHGMHRSPFLGMSVEFATHREYAPGDDLRHLNWLLYARHDRLYVKEYDAETNLNLHLLVDTSASMSCANSGRSKLHYAASLAAAIAYLALKQGDAVGLTLFADRVVSHIAPRAKPNQLDAVLAAIARAETRPATDNDRALHEAAALTGRRGMVVLLGDLFGDLTAIVGGLDHLRFLNHEVVVLQILDPYERDLSVDGHIRFRDLETGDDLTTQAEGVREAYLEAVADWRRKLETECRKRAVDRVELITTEPPDRALLQYLVKRSKTF from the coding sequence ATGCCCTTCGACCCCCGCGCCCTGATCGACCCGGCGTTCTTCTCGCGACTCGAATCGATGGAGCTGCGCGCCCGGGCGATCGTCGAGGGATCGATGCACGGGATGCATCGCAGCCCGTTCCTGGGAATGAGCGTCGAATTCGCGACCCACCGCGAGTACGCCCCCGGCGACGACCTCCGGCATTTGAACTGGTTGCTCTACGCCCGACACGACCGGCTCTACGTCAAGGAGTACGACGCCGAGACGAACCTCAACCTTCACCTGCTGGTCGATACGAGCGCCTCGATGTCCTGCGCGAATTCGGGCCGGAGCAAGCTGCACTACGCGGCCTCGCTCGCCGCCGCGATCGCGTATCTGGCGCTGAAGCAGGGGGACGCGGTCGGCCTGACCCTGTTCGCCGACCGGGTCGTCTCGCACATCGCCCCGCGTGCGAAGCCGAACCAGCTTGACGCGGTGCTCGCGGCCATCGCCCGAGCCGAGACGAGGCCGGCGACCGACAACGATCGCGCGCTGCACGAGGCCGCCGCGTTGACCGGGCGCCGGGGAATGGTCGTTCTCCTCGGCGACCTGTTCGGCGATCTCACGGCGATCGTCGGCGGACTCGACCACCTTCGGTTCCTGAACCACGAGGTGGTCGTGCTTCAAATTCTCGATCCCTATGAACGCGATCTCTCCGTCGACGGACATATCCGGTTCCGAGACCTCGAAACCGGCGACGACCTGACGACCCAGGCCGAAGGGGTTCGCGAAGCGTACCTGGAGGCGGTCGCCGACTGGCGTCGGAAACTGGAGACCGAATGCCGCAAACGGGCCGT
- the dgoD gene encoding galactonate dehydratase, whose translation MKITKIETFVCNARMRNWIFVKVHTDQAGLYGWGEATLEWHTRAVVGAIEDISQLLIGEDPTRVEHLWQMMYRQHFWHGNGIVRGTAISGIDLALWDIVGKIHGVPCHKLWGGAVRDHIRLYCHLGGGRMEDFYQTDPTDARRFGDLAQRAVAQGFTAFKSMAVPETMPLEGLRPLKYAEACVKAMRDAVGDDIDIMVDCHARPSPRMGLRFAKVLEPYGLYFFEEPCWPETIEDIALIQRSVSTPIATGERLVSQHAFRELLERRACSVLQPDITHCGGLSEARRIAAMAEAYRVALAPHNPQGPVSTAASLEFGFATPSYIICEAVLDDVPWRSEVVREGFTIVPEGRIVLPNTLPGLGIEIDEEAIKKHPFEQEVLLRSFYRDGSVGDW comes from the coding sequence ATGAAGATTACCAAGATCGAAACATTCGTCTGCAATGCGCGGATGCGGAACTGGATCTTCGTCAAGGTCCATACCGACCAGGCTGGACTCTACGGCTGGGGCGAGGCCACCCTGGAGTGGCACACCCGCGCCGTGGTGGGGGCGATCGAGGACATCTCGCAACTGCTGATCGGCGAAGACCCAACGCGGGTTGAACATCTCTGGCAGATGATGTATCGCCAGCATTTCTGGCACGGCAACGGCATCGTGCGCGGGACGGCCATCAGCGGCATCGACCTGGCCCTCTGGGACATCGTCGGCAAGATCCACGGGGTTCCCTGCCACAAGCTCTGGGGAGGGGCCGTCCGAGACCACATCCGGCTCTACTGCCACCTTGGCGGAGGCCGGATGGAGGACTTCTATCAGACCGACCCCACCGACGCCCGCCGCTTCGGCGACCTAGCCCAACGCGCGGTCGCGCAGGGCTTCACCGCATTCAAGTCGATGGCCGTCCCCGAAACCATGCCGCTCGAAGGGCTGCGCCCTCTGAAATACGCCGAAGCCTGCGTCAAGGCGATGCGCGACGCGGTCGGCGACGACATCGACATCATGGTCGACTGCCACGCCCGCCCCTCACCCCGGATGGGGCTGCGGTTCGCCAAGGTCCTTGAGCCTTACGGCCTCTACTTCTTCGAGGAACCCTGCTGGCCCGAGACGATCGAGGACATCGCCCTCATCCAGCGTTCCGTCTCGACGCCGATCGCGACCGGCGAACGCCTCGTCTCGCAGCACGCCTTCCGCGAACTCCTGGAACGTCGAGCCTGCAGCGTCCTCCAACCCGACATCACCCACTGCGGCGGCCTCTCCGAGGCCCGGCGGATCGCCGCGATGGCCGAGGCGTACCGCGTGGCCCTCGCCCCGCATAACCCTCAGGGGCCCGTCAGCACGGCCGCCTCGCTCGAATTCGGCTTCGCCACGCCTTCCTACATCATCTGCGAAGCCGTCCTCGACGACGTCCCCTGGCGCTCGGAAGTCGTCCGCGAAGGCTTCACCATCGTGCCCGAGGGGCGCATCGTCCTTCCCAACACGCTCCCTGGCCTGGGGATCGAAATCGACGAAGAAGCCATCAAGAAACACCCTTTCGAACAGGAAGTCCTGCTCCGGAGCTTCTACCGAGACGGCAGCGTCGGCGACTGGTGA